The stretch of DNA TCCCCCCTAATCTCATGTTGTCACGATGAAGACAACATGGCTTCATCTCATTAACAAAAGTTATTTGGTTGTGTACTATAGGAAAAACTCAAGAATTTACTTTAAGGGTTGAGTGCATCCCATGGTTTGCATAGACAAAGTTTTGATATATgttttttttctggaaaatagTTGTATAAAATTATGACTTAGGAGTTACATCGTCCTCTGTTCTGAAGGTGTTCTACTTATTTTTCTAAATCGGATGTATGTGGATGGGTTTTAGTGTGTTAatttgttcactcattttagtAAACATGTAGTatgtattgaaatatccaaaacatcttataattcGCAATGGAGGTAGTACATAGCAAATTTCAATGTCTTGTTCTTTGATCCAAAGGTACGTCTGTATAGAAAACACTACTTCTCATGGACAGCTAGAATATCCTTCTACAAAAAAAACTCTCACTCAATGATTATTTGCAACTAATAGAATATTTGTCAGTAAGCAATACTAGTAGTACTTGAGAGCAAAATGGGGCCGCAAATCGTCTGGTGGTAGCGAGTGCAATTTGTGACGTTTTTTCCAAGGGAGAAGTCGGCCACCCCATCCCTTGTGTCAGTCATGGAAGAGATAGATATGGGTGAGGTATAAAGAGCAGAGAAGAACGCGCCGGAGGTGCTAGCCTAAGTGGCtgcaaaatatttattttatttattgcaACCTTATAAGTGACCCATGTGTGGTTGTCTATCTTAATACAACTCTCTGTTTATGTGTTTGAATGAAAACTATGGGCGGGTGGTGGTGGAAGGGGGCATTGCGAGCAGAATGTGTCATTGACTGTGGTGGCTAACTTGGATTGGGAAGGAAGAGTAATATCGATAGAGGTGGTGAACTTGGACGGGGGAGGCAAAGCATCGAAGATCATGTGTACATAAAAGTCAAAATGGAATAAATAAAGTCTTGAGTAACTAAAATGGGTTTAAAGTGCCATAAATATTCAATGGATAACAAAGGGTCATATAGGAGCTTGTTTGTCTTGTCAACGTTCACCATATTCTACAGCTATCATTGACTTCATCATCCATGAGTTGCATGTCATGTTTTTCAATTTTATGAGAATACAAAGAATATAATGTTAAGGCGAGATGAATAAGTTTCAAAGCGGTGATAATTCTCGAGTAAGGTTGGGTCAAGAGAATAGAGATGAATAGGGTTAGGGTACATCAAGATATATGCCACTTTATCTTTTTGCAAGGAGGTGATGGTTAAGGAGACGGAATGTCGACCAGAAAAAGATGAGGATAGAGAGAATTAGTATTTATCGCTATATGAACAGAGATGGCATACTTTCATATTCAGCATATATTTATAAATCAAAACAATTATTTCAttgatttatttttgttttctatggCAACGCACATGCATTTAGCTAGTTTCTCCTAAAAGTTGAAGGATTCCTACGTCAAGAGCGAATAACCTCAAGGCAAGTGTGAAGAGCTCCAACAACAATAGACGGAATCATCAAGACTCAAGAATGTTGGCCCACAAACATAAAGATGACCCTTGTGACTATGACTCAAGGGGCATGCGCTGTCGGAATAGCTAGTCCTACCCAGGGTACCAACTAGTCTTTTTTTTTTAAACGAAAGGGGCTCGAGCCACCTTTATATTTCAAAACAGGCCGAAGCCTGAGTAGCATACAACATGAGGCTTGTGGGGTGCACTTTAGTGCAAGGCCACAAGATAacctgatagaaaaggagttgctCAGACAGGAGTAGAAGAAGAGGAGAACCGGCAGCCAAAAGCCAAAACATAAACAAAAACAAGCTACATTGCTACTAAATCGCCCCAGAACTTGAGGTCCTCCTTGTCTTGCAACTTCTTGGCTCTGTAGGACCAAAGACGGATCATATCTGCGGCATGAAAACGTACATATGCATCTGTCCAAGATCGTGGGTTGAAAACACGATCGTTACGGGCATGCCAAAGGGAGATGGCACAGGCGGCAAAAGCAACATTCCACTTGcgtttgtactgaagatgagcagcagCTTGCCGAACGAAGGAGAGGATGTCAGGCACCCTGCCAGCTAATGTAGCAAGTTGAAGGTGCTGCCAGAGAGAGGATGCCGCCCGACAATGTAGCAAAATGTGGTGAACCGACTCCATAGCAGGGCAGATGTCACAACCAGAGTCAGTAGTGACGGCAGCCCAGTTCTTCCTGATCATGTTGTCTCTGGTATTGAGCCGGCCCCAAAAAGCGAGCCATAGGAAGGTTTTATGCTTCAAAGGGATCAGGGCGTCCCAGATCAAGTCATGGAAGACGCAAGAAACACCACGGAAAGTCAGCAGGCTGTAGAAGTAACATGTGCTCAGATACTTGCCAGTGGCCGACGGCAAGCGAACATCTTTAGCTGACCCATCAGGGGCGAGCGGGGCAAGCAGCTGCTGCAGAAGGACGAGCTCGCGCTCATCAGAACGAGAGAGGTTGGGGTGTAACTGTACTGACCAGGTGCCATCTGAGTATTGTGAGGACACGGAGCAGCAGCGGTTCCTGGCGAAGGAGTATAGAACAGGCAGCAGCAAACGTAGCCTGCCTTCTTCGACCCAAAGATCATGCCAGAAGGAGATGAACTGGCCCGAGCCGAGGATGCATCGTGAGGAGTTAAAGACAAAGGGGATGCGGTCTTTGAAGCCACGCCACAAAGCAGTATCCCTCCCGGAAGGCCCAAGAGTCAAGGTAGACTGACAGTGTTGCAAGGCGAACCATTGGTAGCACGGGATGTCAGAGTGTTGTAGAACCTTGGAGAGAAACTTGCAGAGCATGGCTTGGTTATGAGCTTGTAGGTTTCTCACACCCAGACCTCCATTCTGGCGATGAAGAGTCACCTTGTCCCAGGCCACGAGGCATTGTCCCCCTTTTACTTTGTTCTTTCCTTGCCAAAGGAATGCTCGTAGCAGGCTCTCCAGGGAGCAGATTGACTCCTTAGGCCATGGGAAACATGCCATGAAGTATGTAGGAATGCCAGCCAGCATAGAGTTGATGAGGGTGAGCCTCCCACCTAGAGAGAGGAAGGTGGCCAGCCAGCCTGACAAATGACGATCCACCTTGTGGATAACAGGAAGCAGCAACCCATGCGTGATCTTGTTGAGTGACAAGGGCAGACCAAGGTAGGTGCAGGGGGTGGAGGAGATGGGGCAACCAAGCAGACTAGCAATCTCTTCCACGATGACTGGATCCAcagcaaccggcactaaagtgctTTTGTGAAAATTAATAGTCAAACCGGAGAAGGCTGAGAAGGAGTTGAGGATGTCCTTGATGATCGTGGCCTGCTGCATGTCCCCCTTGAAGATGATCAAAGTGTCATCCGCGTACTGCAGCACAGGAAAGAAACAGTCAGCGTTGAGTGGATGTTGCAGAGACCCACTTTGGAAATGCAGACAGCATAGTCTTTGCAACACATCTGCCACCAACAGATAGAGATAAGGCGACAAGGAGTCACCCTGCCGAAAACCACGCTTGGCAAGGATGGGTGGGCCCAGCTCCCCGTTGATCATGACTCTGGAGCTGGCAGAGGAGAGCAAGTTGTCGACCCACTGCCTCCATTGTTGTGGGAAACCCCGTGCTTCCATGACCTGCTTGAGACAGTCCCAGCTGACGCTATCGAAGGCTTTGTGGAAGTCAAGCTTCAACGCAACAACAGGCAGTTTTCTTTTGTGAGCACACTGAATTAACTCCGCAGCCAACGCAAAATTTTCGACAATGGAGCGTCCTTTCAGAAACCCAGACTGTAAGGAGTGCACTGCGTTGGCTGCGGAGTTAATTCAGTGTGCTCACAAAAGAATTGGTGACCTACAAAAGTGATACATAGCAAATTGCGATGCCCTGTTCTTTGATCCAAAGGTACGTCTGTATGGAAAACATTAATTCTCACGGACAACTAGAATATCCTTCTTCCAAAAAAGCGCTCTCATGAATTCAATGATTATTTGCAACTAATAGAATATCCGTCACTAAGCAATACTAATAGTACTTGAGAGCAAAATGGGGCCTCAAATCGTCGGGCGGTAGCGAGGGCAAATCGTGACGTTTGGTTTCTCCACCGTATGTGCATCGTCTCCAATGGCCTACGAGCTTGGGTGTAAGCATGGACGTTTGTGTATGTACATATGGGTGAGAGGCACTAGTCCCATGGCTGGCGTGAATCACACTCACAAGTGGAAATTGCGAGAGCTCACATCACAAAAGGACACGGGCATCTTCCTACGAGCATAGGGACATGATGGATCAGAATTGGGCACAGTGCACACACGCGTCCAGGCCGGGAAAGGCACTGGATATCCAGGTCTCGCGTATTCACACTGGCACGTTATACACAGCCACACACTGATCTATCTGGCAGATTACCTGGCAGCCAGTACGTGCCGCGAGGCCGATCTTGCTGGCTATAAAATGCTGCCCGGCGCTTCGAGAGAGAGTGAAAGGCAAGACTGGGAAGATCATAGAGAGAGCCAGCCATGTACACTACCAAGAGGTGCATTGCCACGGCCATCGTGGTGGTGCTCTGGCTCCAGGCCGCCGCGGACGCCCGCCGCCTCTCCCCTGGCGGCGTGGTCCGGCTTCCGAGCGATGGCAGAGGTTCGTGACTGACACAAGTGCCCGTGAACTACTGTTTGTTGCCacatactccttccgtcccataatgCATGACATTTTTGTAACGTCGAAAAATGTCTTGCATTACGGGCCGGAGGGACTACATGCTATTTCTACTTCGTTTATTGCTTATCACCGATGGACTCACTGTAAGCATGGAAGATCTCAGGTGATTCTGTTGATCAAGTCGGGTCGTCAAAGGTGATCGGCATAGAGGATCCATTCTATACTTGTCCGGATGGCAAGGTGCTGAAATGCAAAGTCATTGCGTTACAATGGTATTGTGGTTGCGTGCGTGAAAAAGGTGTTGGCCCCGCTGGTCAAGCCATGTCGGCGGTGGCGGGCTCGCCGAGGAAGATCGGTAAGGAGATGCTGTCGCGGAAGAACTCCGACGACAAAGGTGCTTCAGTTAATGAAACATATGCCACTATTGTTATTGTTAGAAAAAAAATTCTTAATTGGAACATTTTAACTAACTATTGTGCCACGTGGATAAACTAACTCACGGATGGCCTCAGGTGGTCCTACCGATCAAGTCCAAGTGACAAAGGTGCTCAACGATCTAGAGCCGTGGTGGCCGTGTCCGGACGGCACAGTACAGAAATGTGAACTCGTTGCATTCAAAATCTATTGCAAGTGCGTGCCTAAAGACGGTGCAGGTCTCACCGGTCCATCCATGTCGGCGCCGGCGCACTCGGCGAGGAAGAAGGACGGCGACGATGTCGCCGTGAGCGACGGTAACTAGCTAGCGCGTGCGCCTGTGCGACATATGCTAGAAATATACTCCCTTTGTCCGAatcacttgtcttagatttgtctagacacATTAGGATGGGGGTAAATATACTTAAAGCAATAGTAATAAGGTCCAGCACATATGGTTGCATGGACACCCTTTCCCGTTTTGTTATACTACTAGTCGTACGCATGTGCGTTCATGTACGCACACCACGTATATGGCAAATCAGGGCTAGCACACACGCTCTCTAGATCATCAGGATGTATTTTTGAAGTGTCGTCAGCTCCTGTGTATGCATGTTTTTACATATACAATAAATGGAATAATGGCTACTACGCACGGCCCCCTTTTTTAACCCGTCACTCCGTTGATTTCACTCCATGTCAACGTCTGCCGATGGAACAACCTCCTTCGTTCTCCGTTGGCCTCATTTCGTCGGCTGCGTCAGCAGTCGATTCATGACAAAGCTAGTGATCCACTGTACATTCCTCTCTATCTATTCTAGATTAGCGTGGTCCTGATGTCCGGCCCAGTGCTGTCTGTGAACGTTCTCCATCCATCTTGATACACACATGCTTTCGATGCTGGAGCTTGGACGGTGGCGCTTGGGCGTCGATCCTTTCGGAAGGTGTTGCTATTGAAAAGTCTCATTGTCCGTGTCGTGCCATGACATGATTGGTACAGATATTGTCGTCGTTGTAATTTGTCGACCACAGATCTGATCActttagatttttttttctttttttcttcggcTACATCGCTTTGTTTTTATATGACTTTGCTAGTTGTTGGCGCGTTTTTTATGTGTGCGTTAATGACAATTGTGTGCATCCTAACTGTAAAGAGGCCGAATATGTGTTCTTTATGTTTGTATcatcttgatgcttcattttgagccaATAAAATTCATCCTctataaaaaaaatcattttttcacAAAAGGCATTTTTTTATTAACTAAGTAGCAATCGAGGGATATAATCATAATGAGTGACCGAAGCTATATTCCTCTTCTATCTATCTAGATTAGCATGCTCTTGATGCCCGGCCCAGTGCTGTCTTCGTATGTTCTCCATCCATCTTGATACACACATGTAAGCCCTTCCACATGCTACAAAAAATTACGGAACATAGTGTGTTTGCTAAATAAGAATGCAGAACGGAATACGGCATGCCAACGTCCCCAACGTTCTCTCTAAAAGATGCACAACATATGGGCCGTTCCATGTGAAATTTCTACTGCAATATTTATGCTTCCAACTTATGAAGCAGATGTTGCATATCTTGCATAAACTCGGACGCAACCACAAAACCATAAGCCACCCACCGCACCGCACACACCCTACAGGCTACAGCTACAGAACGACAGCAAGAGTAAAAAGTCAACTGAACTGGAAACTATATCTTTTTCACCTCACCAATGAGAGGAAGATCACTTCATCAACATTTAACAGTCCAGTACATCGGCAAGGCACGCAGGATACAACAACAAGAATGATATCGCCCAGATTTCTGGCAATAATCCTCCTACCAAGACCACACAAACCTGACACATGACAACCGAACTGCGGTTTCCAAAAATTAGACAGCACCTGCCAGCCACGCCGCCGGCCCATCGCCCTTTCTTCTAGGGAAGCAGGGCAGCTCAAGGCAGATTACAAACATCATCAGACTACCAGAGAGAGAGTCACTGGCTGGGACTCTGTCGGAAAACTGTACACTGACCAGAGGCAAGAATCGACGGGGGGCGAATCAGCGAATGGCATTCCCCCTAGCCTTTGTCTCATCAAGTCTAAAAAACGAAGCTAACAGTTGGTCTAACGCTAGTTTATCAAATCAATGGCGAGGCCGCCGCCCATGCTCGCTGAAGCTGCCTCTTGACCAGTGAGACGGGGAGAGCTTCCTGATTTGCAGAGGGGCTGATCTACTCTGGGATGCTGGTTTTTGTACACGGCCGCCCGTCGATGCTGCCGAGTAAGGGACACCTTCACGCTCCTGCCTCGCTTCTATTCGGCCAGAGCTGTACTCCATGTTTATGAATGGCGAAGGGTTCCGGTAGTCCAGGCACCCGGAAGCTCCGCTGTTCCACCAGCTGCCGCTACCACTGTCAAAGATGAAGCCCGCCGGGAGGTCGTCGTCCGGGTCACATGATGACTCCCTGTGGCTGTAGGAATCACCGACGGCCTCCTCTGCATCATTGTAAATCAGCTTCAGTGCCTGGACTACTTCACCCATGAACGGCCTCTGTGACGGATCGCTGTGAACGCACACCGAAGCGATGGACGCCACTTTGGCTACGTTGTCGAATTTGTAGTTGCCGTTCAGAGAAGGGTCGATCAGCCTCTCCAAGCCCTCTCTATTGCCTAGAAGAGGACGAGCCCAAGTCACAAGGTTCTCAGGATCCATGTTGTCGGAGATGCCTACGGGCTTCCTTCCTGATAAAAGCTCCAGCAAGACAACCCCATAACTGTAGACATCGCTCTTGACAAGAAGATGCCCTGTCATGGCATACTCTGGAGCAACATACCTGCATGATCAACAGAGAAATTTTAGCTTTTGAAAGCCAAGGATAATTAGAATGGAATTAAGACAAGCTACTCTTGAGCAAATTTATGTACCGAAATTCATATAGCTTTAGAGAAGTGTAATTCATGAACGACCCTACCAAGCATTATTGTTGTTTGACATGAAGACATTCTTACAATATCAACAAATGTGTATGGAAGGCAGTATTAATCACAAAGAGACACAAAATCATTCGATCACagcatcacaaaataccaaaagaaTAGGTGCTATATATATCATTTATTTTCATTAATAGTGTGTGTTGACGATATTATAGGGGCTGGACATAAGCGAAGTTTCTTACCCGAAAGTGCCCATTACCCTTGTGGAAATGGGATTGATTCCATTGGTTGCTTCCCTTGCTAATCCAAAATCGGTAACCTTGGGAGTGAAATCATCCTCCAGCAATATATTGCTACCTTTGAAGTCGCGGTGTATGACATGTGGGTTTGAATCTTCATGTAGGTACGCCAGGCCTCTAGCAGCACCCAAAGCAATTTTCATCCTGACATCCCAGTTCAGCATGCCCTTATCCTTGTCAGCACCTGGACACACAAAGGATCAGATTAACACAAAGAGTCATGCTGAGTGTACACACTCCTAATCCTAGGCTTACATGTGGCAGTGATAATTATGAGGTCAATTTTTGTTTTCTAAGATAGCTCACTGCTTTCTTTGAGACACGCCACTGGAGAAAGTTCAGATGTTAGTAGATTAGTAACGGTAGTTGATCCTGTTTCATCCATGCAGTTTTCTTTACTCATATCATTAATGAGATAATATTCTGATCTTTCAAAAAAAGATAATATAGTGCAGCGTTTTGGACCTTTTGGCATCGGGTTCCATGGAGCCCAGAATTTGAAAATAAACAAAAATGTTATTTCAAAGTTCCAAACAAAAGTTGAAATTGTTTCTACGAGTACATAtggatgttctctgtgtatatgtaAATTTTCCTAAATAATAGGATATACACATTAGAAAGTTAGTACAGATATACTACACATCTATATACGATATACACATTAGAAACTTAGTACAGATATACTACACATCTATATGTGCAATGCCCAAAAAAGACAAAAATAAGCCCATTTTTGTTCATGTATTTGTCCTTTTATAtaactccgcctatgtcttctaggcatagccggtcccaagcccgggtaaaggaggagggttgtgataggcttggcgagccaacgtaaaaactagccagtcccataggtatgaaaccgatttgagcgagagtagtactaggatgggtgacctcctgggaagtccttgtgaaagagtttcatatctaagggttgtgataggcttggcgagccaacgtaaaaactagccagtcttttgggtatgaaacccatttgggcgagagtagtactaggatgggtgacctcctgggaagtcctcgtgaaagggtttcatatctagcctaccccaacttgtttgggatcaaAGGCTTCGTAAATGAATAAATGGAAATATTTGTCCTTTTATATGCATCACATACAAATATGTACATTAATGAAACTTAGTACAGCTATAC from Triticum dicoccoides isolate Atlit2015 ecotype Zavitan chromosome 6A, WEW_v2.0, whole genome shotgun sequence encodes:
- the LOC119314640 gene encoding uncharacterized protein LOC119314640 isoform X2, with translation MYTTKRCIATAIVVVLWLQAAADARRLSPGGVVRLPSDGRGDSVDQVGSSKVIGIEDPFYTCPDGKVLKCKVIALQWYCGCVREKGVGPAGQAMSAVAGSPRKIGGPTDQVQVTKVLNDLEPWWPCPDGTVQKCELVAFKIYCKCVPKDGAGLTGPSMSAPAHSARKKDGDDVAVSDGN
- the LOC119314640 gene encoding uncharacterized protein LOC119314640 isoform X1, with the protein product MYTTKRCIATAIVVVLWLQAAADARRLSPGGVVRLPSDGRGDSVDQVGSSKVIGIEDPFYTCPDGKVLKCKVIALQWYCGCVREKGVGPAGQAMSAVAGSPRKIGKEMLSRKNSDDKGGPTDQVQVTKVLNDLEPWWPCPDGTVQKCELVAFKIYCKCVPKDGAGLTGPSMSAPAHSARKKDGDDVAVSDGN